From a region of the Vagococcus coleopterorum genome:
- a CDS encoding SLOG family protein, giving the protein MKTIYLTGYRSFELGVFQENDPKIRIIKKVLKMQLEQRLEEGLEWLLLSGNLGIEEWAFDVAQELKIEYPDFSIGLIFPFEGFGEQWNEKNQGKLIAMKSKADYVDSVSHKPYDNPQQLRNHTQFLLTHSDGCLLIYDEEYEGKSQYFLNDANKFVEKSDKDKEFTIFQITMDDLQHSQDFE; this is encoded by the coding sequence ATGAAAACAATCTATCTGACAGGCTACCGTAGTTTTGAACTCGGTGTCTTTCAAGAGAATGACCCTAAAATTAGAATTATTAAGAAAGTTTTAAAAATGCAATTGGAACAGCGTTTAGAAGAGGGATTAGAGTGGTTGTTGTTGTCAGGAAACCTTGGAATAGAAGAATGGGCCTTTGATGTAGCGCAGGAATTAAAGATAGAGTATCCCGATTTTTCTATTGGTTTAATCTTTCCTTTTGAAGGGTTTGGTGAACAATGGAATGAAAAGAACCAAGGTAAGTTGATAGCGATGAAAAGCAAAGCGGACTATGTTGACTCGGTTTCGCATAAACCGTACGACAATCCCCAACAGCTGCGAAACCATACACAGTTTCTTTTAACACATTCTGATGGTTGCTTATTGATTTATGATGAAGAGTACGAAGGAAAGAGTCAATATTTTCTAAATGATGCCAATAAATTTGTTGAAAAATCAGATAAGGATAAGGAATTTACTATCTTCCAAATTACCATGGATGACCTACAACATTCCCAAGACTTTGAATGA
- the gpsB gene encoding cell division regulator GpsB translates to MAINYDAREILQKEFTSKMRGYNPVEVDEFLDGVIKDYETFTRELLSLREENQRLKAKVEQMTKSQETLSRIKQEPVTPTASATNFDILKRLSSLEKEVFGKKLTAEEVVEEVTEIPVFEEATEEVVEATQAEDKFSDTMTVKAIHEDLEQTRTF, encoded by the coding sequence ATGGCGATTAATTACGATGCAAGAGAGATTTTACAAAAAGAATTCACATCAAAAATGCGTGGCTATAACCCAGTTGAAGTTGACGAGTTTTTAGATGGCGTTATTAAAGACTACGAAACATTCACACGTGAGTTATTATCTTTACGTGAAGAAAACCAACGTTTAAAAGCTAAAGTTGAACAAATGACGAAAAGCCAAGAAACGTTATCACGTATTAAACAAGAACCTGTAACCCCAACAGCTTCAGCAACTAACTTTGATATTTTAAAACGTTTATCAAGTTTAGAAAAAGAAGTGTTTGGTAAAAAATTAACAGCTGAAGAAGTTGTTGAAGAAGTAACTGAAATCCCTGTCTTTGAAGAAGCAACTGAAGAAGTTGTTGAAGCGACTCAAGCAGAAGATAAATTTTCAGATACAATGACTGTTAAAGCGATTCATGAAGATTTAGAACAAACAAGAACATTTTAA
- a CDS encoding THUMP domain-containing class I SAM-dependent RNA methyltransferase, protein MKQFKLIATAASGMEALVGQELRDLGIECQVENGKAIFHGDLETIATANLWLRTADRIKIVVGEFKAVTFEELFEQTKALPWEDILPMDAEFPVAGKSIKSTLFSISDCQAITKKAIVSRLSEVYHRYGRLPETGAKFPLEVALLKDQVTITLDTTGPSLFKRGYRVEKGGAPLKENMAAALVMLTNWRKDRPFYDPVCGSGTICIEAALIGHNIAPGFNRDFLCEDWDWVDGDIFDKVRTEADEKADYDIELDIMGSDIDGKMIQIAQDNAAEIGLGDSIQFKQMQLKDFTTEKEYGVIVANPPYGERLGEEESVQRLYREMGETYRPLKTWSKYILTSDLTFETHYKAKATKKRKLYNGALRTDLFQYWGTRPPREPREVQE, encoded by the coding sequence ATGAAACAATTTAAACTAATTGCCACAGCTGCCAGTGGTATGGAAGCGCTGGTTGGTCAAGAATTAAGAGATTTAGGGATTGAATGCCAGGTTGAAAATGGGAAAGCGATTTTTCATGGCGATCTTGAAACAATTGCGACAGCAAACTTATGGTTAAGAACCGCTGACCGTATCAAAATCGTGGTTGGTGAATTTAAAGCGGTGACCTTTGAAGAGCTGTTTGAACAAACTAAGGCCTTACCATGGGAAGATATTTTACCAATGGATGCTGAGTTTCCAGTAGCAGGAAAATCAATCAAATCAACGTTATTTAGTATTTCTGATTGCCAAGCCATTACTAAAAAAGCGATTGTTAGTCGCTTAAGTGAGGTTTATCACCGTTATGGCCGTCTACCAGAAACAGGAGCTAAATTCCCGTTAGAAGTAGCTTTGTTAAAAGATCAAGTGACGATTACTTTAGACACGACAGGACCAAGTTTGTTTAAACGTGGTTACCGTGTTGAAAAAGGGGGAGCGCCATTAAAAGAAAATATGGCTGCGGCCTTAGTGATGTTAACTAATTGGCGTAAAGACCGTCCTTTTTATGACCCCGTTTGCGGATCAGGGACAATTTGTATTGAAGCTGCTTTAATTGGCCACAATATTGCACCAGGCTTCAACCGAGATTTCCTATGTGAAGATTGGGACTGGGTTGATGGTGATATCTTTGATAAGGTCAGAACAGAAGCCGATGAGAAGGCAGACTATGATATTGAATTAGATATTATGGGATCTGATATTGATGGTAAGATGATTCAGATTGCACAAGATAATGCTGCTGAAATCGGCTTAGGTGATTCCATTCAATTTAAACAAATGCAATTAAAAGATTTTACCACTGAAAAAGAATATGGTGTGATTGTTGCCAATCCGCCATATGGTGAACGTTTAGGTGAAGAAGAATCAGTTCAACGCTTATACCGTGAAATGGGAGAGACATATCGTCCATTAAAAACATGGAGTAAGTATATCCTAACTAGTGATTTAACTTTTGAAACGCATTATAAAGCGAAAGCAACAAAAAAACGTAAACTATACAATGGTGCGTTAAGAACAGATTTATTCCAATACTGGGGAACTCGTCCACCGAGAGAACCAAGGGAAGTGCAAGAATAA
- the hemH gene encoding ferrochelatase: MMKKGILIANIGTPEKPEKKEVKRYLAKFLGDHRVIDTPRWKWLPILHGIILNTRPKKSAALYKEIWTAEGSPLEIYTKAQAEGLQGLLSDSVVRYGMAYSEPTISQSLTEMAEMGVDDVTIIPLYPQYSTTTTASINDAVFKHYLQSEDMPHLHFVREFTDHPGYIKLLADQIRQGISEHQPDELILSYHGIPVSYVEKGDPYQAQCQATTDALMAELQLETPWRMCYQSKFGPAEWLTPALDKTLMALPKEGVKKVLVITPGFVSDCIETIEEIESENKEYFMENGGVEFNYIHPFNDSPEFFELLKELATN; the protein is encoded by the coding sequence ATGATGAAAAAAGGAATTTTAATTGCTAATATTGGGACGCCAGAAAAACCTGAAAAAAAAGAAGTTAAACGCTATTTAGCAAAGTTTTTAGGTGATCATCGTGTGATTGATACACCTCGTTGGAAATGGTTACCAATCTTACATGGCATTATTTTAAATACACGACCTAAAAAGTCAGCCGCTTTATATAAAGAAATTTGGACAGCTGAAGGGTCGCCATTAGAAATCTATACAAAGGCACAGGCAGAAGGGTTACAAGGATTACTATCAGATAGTGTAGTACGTTATGGTATGGCATATAGTGAGCCAACAATCAGCCAAAGCTTAACAGAAATGGCAGAAATGGGCGTAGATGATGTGACAATTATTCCGTTGTACCCACAGTATTCAACTACGACAACTGCTTCGATTAACGATGCTGTCTTCAAGCATTATTTACAATCAGAAGACATGCCACATTTACATTTTGTTAGAGAATTTACTGACCATCCTGGTTACATTAAATTGTTAGCAGATCAAATTCGCCAAGGAATTTCGGAGCATCAACCTGATGAGTTAATTTTGTCTTACCATGGAATTCCAGTGAGTTATGTTGAAAAAGGTGACCCGTACCAAGCGCAGTGTCAAGCAACGACAGATGCTTTGATGGCAGAACTTCAGTTAGAAACACCTTGGAGAATGTGCTATCAATCTAAATTTGGTCCAGCTGAATGGTTGACACCCGCATTGGATAAAACTTTAATGGCATTGCCTAAAGAAGGGGTCAAAAAAGTATTGGTCATTACCCCAGGTTTTGTATCAGATTGTATTGAAACAATTGAAGAAATTGAAAGTGAGAATAAAGAATACTTTATGGAAAATGGTGGAGTGGAGTTTAACTATATTCACCCTTTTAATGACTCACCAGAATTTTTTGAATTACTAAAAGAATTAGCAACAAATTAA
- a CDS encoding ribonuclease HI family protein, with product MLKIYVDASTKGNPGPSGIGIQLIDGNHYLQLNYPLSDMSNHQAEFVAMEAGLTEAIERGLNDQTTFVYSDSKVVCETIDKNFTQNETFKPYLKRIQQLIPKFDLIIIQWIPERQNKGADNLARQGLQKALHKIEKEA from the coding sequence ATGCTTAAGATTTACGTTGATGCATCAACTAAAGGAAACCCAGGACCAAGTGGCATTGGCATTCAATTAATTGATGGTAACCATTACTTGCAACTCAATTACCCCCTCTCTGACATGTCCAACCACCAAGCAGAATTTGTAGCAATGGAAGCCGGTTTGACGGAAGCAATTGAGCGTGGACTGAATGACCAAACAACCTTTGTCTACAGTGATAGTAAAGTTGTCTGCGAAACCATCGATAAAAACTTCACTCAAAATGAGACGTTTAAGCCTTATTTAAAACGGATTCAACAACTTATCCCAAAATTTGATTTGATTATTATTCAGTGGATCCCTGAAAGACAAAATAAAGGCGCTGACAACCTTGCCCGTCAAGGTTTACAAAAAGCGCTACATAAAATAGAAAAAGAAGCCTAA
- a CDS encoding EbsA family protein, with protein MKEKLIKKAYRWQPEIATSLIYWSLTFTLFFIALIVQLELIKLNIYSILIGLVFIFFVWLGLRRIIVIEDNDLIIKTILKKNERKIPVQSIKELSVGTYGLTIEQELLNESLLMTPKTLDMFIRDVKAHEQFKGIVKGI; from the coding sequence ATGAAAGAAAAACTAATAAAGAAAGCATACCGTTGGCAGCCTGAGATTGCAACTAGTTTAATCTATTGGTCGTTGACATTTACTTTGTTTTTTATTGCCTTAATTGTGCAATTAGAATTAATTAAACTGAATATATATTCTATTTTAATTGGTTTAGTATTTATTTTTTTTGTTTGGCTTGGTTTAAGACGAATCATTGTCATAGAAGATAATGATTTAATTATTAAAACTATTTTGAAAAAAAATGAACGCAAGATTCCAGTGCAATCGATTAAAGAATTGTCAGTTGGCACCTACGGTCTAACGATAGAACAAGAGTTATTAAATGAATCACTGTTGATGACACCTAAAACATTAGACATGTTTATAAGGGATGTCAAAGCTCATGAACAGTTTAAAGGTATAGTTAAAGGAATTTAA
- a CDS encoding cold-shock protein: MTNGTVKWFDAQKGYGFITYNETEEIFVHFTGIVSDGFKTLKENQVVSFEIKDALRGPQATNVTVID; this comes from the coding sequence ATGACGAATGGAACAGTTAAATGGTTTGATGCACAAAAAGGCTATGGCTTTATTACGTATAATGAAACTGAAGAAATATTCGTTCACTTTACCGGAATCGTTTCCGATGGTTTTAAAACCCTAAAAGAAAATCAAGTTGTTTCATTTGAAATTAAAGATGCTCTGCGAGGTCCTCAAGCAACAAATGTAACTGTTATCGATTAA
- a CDS encoding CBS domain-containing protein: protein MGKQANQFLASFNRIEKWLQDEYKRKPFPGFAELVRRLSKRKDLQVRKYHDDLLEIAQLRNAIVHDRIAPDFVIAEPNDWIVKKIEKIEQELIAPELVSPRFKKEVVTFEKGTSLDVILKSLTEKEYSQFPIYDGKQFLGLITANGIGIWLAAHNQNEQISIKGKTVESVLKSDAKRNNYLFVAQNAYVFQVMEKFLADPTIEAILITTDGQANSKLIGLVRPKEVFQDYYEEWSEMQ, encoded by the coding sequence ATGGGAAAACAAGCCAATCAATTTTTAGCATCGTTTAATCGGATTGAAAAGTGGTTACAAGATGAATACAAACGTAAACCATTTCCAGGTTTTGCTGAACTAGTTCGTAGATTATCCAAACGTAAAGATTTACAAGTTCGTAAATACCATGATGACTTACTTGAAATTGCCCAATTGCGAAATGCAATTGTTCATGATCGGATTGCTCCGGATTTTGTTATTGCGGAACCGAATGATTGGATTGTCAAAAAAATCGAAAAAATTGAACAAGAGTTAATTGCGCCAGAGCTTGTTAGTCCGCGGTTTAAAAAAGAGGTTGTGACTTTTGAAAAAGGGACGTCTTTAGATGTCATTTTAAAAAGTTTAACAGAGAAAGAATACTCACAGTTTCCAATCTATGATGGTAAGCAGTTTTTGGGATTAATCACTGCCAATGGTATTGGGATTTGGTTGGCAGCTCACAATCAAAATGAGCAAATATCGATCAAAGGGAAAACAGTCGAATCGGTTTTAAAAAGTGATGCAAAACGCAATAACTATTTGTTTGTGGCTCAAAATGCCTATGTCTTTCAAGTTATGGAAAAGTTTTTAGCTGACCCAACCATTGAGGCTATCTTGATAACAACTGATGGACAAGCGAATAGTAAGTTAATCGGTCTAGTTAGACCGAAAGAAGTGTTCCAAGATTATTATGAAGAGTGGAGTGAGATGCAATGA
- the lspA gene encoding signal peptidase II has protein sequence MIPYLLIALTVIIVDQLVKIWTVNQIVIGETVLHNPVLSLTHLHNEGAAWSMLEGKMWFFYIVTVVCCLVIGYLLVHNIKESKWLTVGLALILGGAIGNFIDRIRLGYVVDMFQVEFFNFPIFNVADTALSIGVACVLIYILLDEKKE, from the coding sequence ATGATTCCCTATTTATTAATCGCCCTAACAGTCATTATTGTGGATCAGTTAGTTAAGATTTGGACAGTCAATCAAATCGTCATTGGTGAAACAGTCCTCCACAATCCAGTGTTAAGTTTGACCCATCTTCATAATGAAGGGGCAGCTTGGAGTATGTTAGAAGGTAAAATGTGGTTCTTTTATATTGTGACAGTTGTGTGCTGTTTAGTAATTGGCTATTTACTAGTTCATAATATTAAAGAAAGTAAATGGTTAACAGTTGGTCTAGCACTGATTTTAGGTGGGGCTATTGGTAATTTTATTGACCGTATTCGTTTAGGATATGTGGTAGATATGTTCCAAGTAGAGTTTTTTAATTTCCCGATTTTCAACGTAGCAGATACAGCATTAAGTATCGGTGTAGCATGTGTTTTAATTTACATCTTGCTTGATGAAAAAAAAGAATAG
- a CDS encoding RluA family pseudouridine synthase: MLDKLNMTIEEQTGRIDKAIVEEFADFSRSQIQQWLKDGFVTVNGEVVKSNYKVKAGDEIEIIRQAPVELKIEAEDIPLEIVYEDDDVVVVNKPQGMVVHPSAGHASGTMVNALLFHIKNLSSINDVVRPGIVHRIDKDTSGLLMVAKNDEAHESLSKQLKDKTVVRRYVALVHGEIPHEKGTVDAPIGRSKINRQSQAVIEGGKPAVTHFKVLEKFEDFTLIECQLETGRTHQIRVHMQYIKYPIAGDPLYGPRKTLPGTGQYLHAKSLGFVHPKTGEELYFEADLPENFQEILKTLNK, encoded by the coding sequence ATGTTAGATAAATTAAATATGACAATTGAAGAACAAACAGGAAGAATCGATAAAGCGATTGTTGAAGAGTTTGCTGATTTTTCAAGATCACAAATCCAACAATGGTTAAAAGATGGTTTCGTAACCGTAAATGGTGAAGTAGTGAAATCAAATTATAAAGTCAAAGCTGGTGATGAAATTGAAATTATTCGTCAAGCTCCAGTGGAATTAAAAATCGAAGCAGAAGATATTCCTTTAGAAATTGTCTATGAAGATGATGATGTGGTTGTGGTTAATAAACCGCAAGGAATGGTCGTTCATCCTTCAGCCGGTCATGCTAGTGGCACAATGGTTAATGCTTTATTATTCCATATCAAAAACTTATCAAGTATCAACGATGTAGTGAGACCAGGAATTGTTCACCGAATCGATAAAGATACATCTGGACTGTTAATGGTTGCTAAAAATGATGAAGCTCATGAATCATTAAGTAAGCAGTTAAAAGATAAAACGGTTGTCCGTCGCTATGTTGCCTTAGTTCATGGTGAAATCCCTCATGAAAAAGGGACGGTTGATGCGCCAATTGGTCGTTCTAAAATCAATCGTCAATCACAAGCGGTTATCGAGGGTGGCAAGCCTGCTGTGACACACTTTAAAGTTTTAGAAAAATTTGAAGATTTCACATTGATTGAATGCCAACTTGAAACAGGACGTACGCACCAAATTCGTGTCCACATGCAATATATTAAATACCCAATTGCTGGTGATCCTTTGTATGGCCCACGCAAAACATTGCCTGGAACAGGTCAATACTTGCATGCCAAATCGTTAGGATTTGTGCATCCAAAAACGGGTGAAGAGTTATACTTTGAAGCAGACTTACCAGAGAATTTCCAAGAGATTTTAAAAACCTTAAATAAATAA
- the pyrR gene encoding bifunctional pyr operon transcriptional regulator/uracil phosphoribosyltransferase PyrR: MSEVEVFDAQTMARTISRISYEIIERYESLDDLVLVGIKTRGIFIAERLANRLSELSNVRVFTGELDITTYRDDQKLDMTPDPTMSKIPESLAGKKVILVDDVLYTGRTIRAALDAVMDHGRPASIALAVLVDRGHRELPIRADFVGKNLPTAVTEEVEVKMVESDGEDRICLIK; this comes from the coding sequence ATGAGTGAAGTAGAAGTATTTGATGCTCAAACAATGGCTCGTACGATTTCACGGATTAGTTATGAAATTATCGAACGATATGAGTCATTAGATGATTTAGTGTTAGTGGGTATTAAAACACGTGGAATTTTTATTGCTGAAAGATTAGCTAATCGTTTGTCAGAACTTTCGAATGTAAGAGTGTTTACTGGAGAGTTGGATATAACCACGTATCGTGATGATCAAAAATTAGACATGACGCCGGATCCAACAATGTCAAAAATACCAGAAAGCTTAGCGGGTAAAAAAGTCATACTTGTTGATGATGTCCTTTATACGGGACGGACAATAAGGGCAGCCCTTGATGCAGTGATGGACCACGGTAGACCGGCAAGCATTGCTTTAGCTGTCTTAGTAGATCGCGGGCATCGTGAGTTACCAATTCGTGCGGATTTTGTAGGTAAGAACTTACCCACAGCTGTAACAGAAGAAGTTGAAGTTAAAATGGTTGAGTCAGATGGGGAAGACCGCATCTGTTTAATTAAATAA
- a CDS encoding solute carrier family 23 protein produces the protein MKMSEFRNDQVVLDIKDKPKALQWFGLSLQHLFTMFGATVLVPILVGIDPGIALLSSGLGTIVYMLTTGAKIPAYLGSSFAFIPAMQMLMKSDGYPAVAQGAITTGLVYVIVAYIIKKIGSEWINQVLPPIVVGPVVMVIGLGLAGNAATNAMYDGAGNYDPKLILVALVTLALTIIFNMFLKGFIGLLPILLGIISGYVFALLMGIVDTAPIAEASWFAMPNFEIPFVQYQPKLHIGAIMTMAPIAFVTMTEHIGHLTVLNKLTRRNFFEDPGLSRTLLGDGLAQITAGFIGGPPVTSYGENIGVLAITKVHSVFVLGGAAVLAIILGFVGKVSAVILSIPGPVISGISFILFGVIAASGLKILIDNKIDFDKKRNLIIASVILVVGIGGLMFKVGPFELSGMALATLFGIFLNQVLPKEARSEQA, from the coding sequence ATGAAAATGAGTGAATTTAGAAATGATCAAGTCGTGTTAGATATTAAGGATAAGCCAAAAGCATTGCAATGGTTTGGTTTGAGTTTGCAGCATCTCTTCACGATGTTTGGAGCAACTGTTTTAGTCCCAATCTTAGTAGGGATTGATCCGGGAATAGCTTTGTTGAGTTCTGGATTAGGAACGATTGTTTATATGTTGACAACTGGGGCTAAAATACCAGCTTACTTAGGAAGTAGTTTTGCTTTTATTCCTGCTATGCAAATGTTGATGAAAAGTGATGGTTACCCAGCAGTTGCTCAGGGTGCAATCACAACTGGTTTAGTTTATGTCATTGTTGCTTATATCATAAAAAAGATTGGCTCAGAGTGGATTAATCAAGTCTTACCACCGATTGTCGTGGGACCAGTTGTGATGGTGATTGGATTAGGACTTGCTGGAAATGCAGCAACTAATGCGATGTATGATGGTGCGGGGAATTATGATCCCAAATTAATTTTAGTAGCGCTCGTAACCTTAGCATTGACGATTATCTTTAACATGTTTTTGAAAGGTTTTATCGGCTTGCTGCCAATTTTGCTAGGGATTATTTCAGGCTACGTTTTCGCCTTATTAATGGGAATTGTCGACACAGCTCCCATTGCAGAAGCTAGTTGGTTTGCCATGCCTAATTTTGAAATTCCGTTTGTTCAGTATCAACCTAAATTACACATTGGTGCGATTATGACCATGGCACCAATTGCCTTTGTGACAATGACAGAGCATATCGGTCATTTAACAGTTTTAAATAAATTAACACGTCGTAACTTCTTTGAAGATCCAGGCTTATCAAGAACGTTACTTGGTGATGGTTTAGCCCAAATTACGGCTGGTTTTATTGGAGGTCCTCCTGTCACAAGTTATGGTGAAAATATTGGTGTACTAGCCATTACTAAAGTTCACAGTGTTTTTGTTCTTGGTGGGGCAGCTGTTTTAGCGATTATCCTAGGATTTGTTGGGAAAGTCAGCGCGGTTATTCTTAGTATCCCTGGACCAGTTATCTCAGGTATTAGTTTCATTCTATTCGGTGTCATTGCAGCGAGTGGCTTAAAAATTTTGATTGATAATAAAATTGATTTTGATAAAAAACGCAATTTGATTATTGCCTCAGTCATTTTAGTTGTTGGAATTGGTGGCTTAATGTTTAAGGTAGGACCATTTGAATTATCTGGCATGGCCCTTGCAACGTTATTCGGAATTTTCTTAAACCAAGTACTACCTAAAGAAGCAAGAAGTGAACAAGCATAA
- a CDS encoding carbonic anhydrase family protein, producing the protein MPIQHLYTKANQKLADLNALPLKSLADGMEAFQYQSPIDFGEVESIISEPEMDLKLHYQEEEYQQKVFGGSYHLVPNEGKSWLTFEGQRFNLDDIHVHFPSEHTLNNQASKFEFHLVHSGPEGENLVIAVMYEGDSDDYIEENPKRRKMMEEIFYEGTNMIFNPADYLSRPLKYYHFVGSLTTPPYSGPVLWFVIDEMQYANLEVVRRVKKFVPTNNNRVVFPVRDRLVYHN; encoded by the coding sequence ATGCCAATTCAACACTTATATACAAAAGCGAATCAAAAATTAGCTGATTTAAACGCCTTACCCTTAAAGAGCTTAGCCGATGGAATGGAAGCCTTTCAGTATCAATCTCCCATTGACTTTGGCGAAGTGGAGAGTATTATTTCAGAGCCAGAGATGGATTTAAAACTTCATTATCAGGAAGAAGAATATCAGCAAAAAGTTTTTGGTGGTTCGTATCACCTAGTGCCAAATGAAGGGAAGAGTTGGTTAACTTTTGAGGGCCAACGCTTCAATTTAGATGATATTCACGTTCACTTTCCAAGTGAGCACACGTTAAACAATCAAGCCAGTAAGTTTGAATTTCATTTAGTCCACAGTGGTCCAGAAGGTGAAAACTTAGTGATTGCGGTGATGTATGAAGGGGATTCTGATGACTATATTGAAGAAAATCCTAAGCGTCGTAAAATGATGGAAGAAATTTTTTACGAAGGGACTAATATGATTTTTAACCCTGCAGATTATTTATCTCGTCCGTTGAAGTATTATCACTTTGTTGGATCGCTAACAACGCCTCCTTATTCAGGACCGGTTTTATGGTTTGTCATTGATGAGATGCAGTACGCTAACTTAGAAGTGGTTAGACGTGTGAAAAAATTTGTGCCAACAAATAATAATCGCGTAGTCTTTCCAGTAAGAGATCGATTGGTGTATCATAATTAA
- a CDS encoding chloride channel protein translates to MDSIKKIGITMIKWLSVCLVIGVATGLLSSFFLTSLSWATTTREANQWLIFGMPLIVMVFTWLYQKYGGLSHQGNNLVIRRANGSDNLIPLVLIPLTLFGTITSHLFGASVGREGTAVQMGGSWSEQVAKWFNLSDSERQTAIICGISGGFASVFGTPFAGAIFAVEVIMIGRFKIRGLLPSLLTALIANQVTVLVGIQHSHYAAGIIPDFSISLLLKVLLASIAFGCVATLFSWSIRQIKTIYSHLIVNPVLRAGFGGLVVLGLVGLFGTTRYLGLSLPLLSDAFAGTHQLFDFINKLLFTVFSLGAGFQGGEVTPLFEIGATLGASLATMLQVTVPFLASLGFIGVFAGATNAPLACAVMGVELFGLELAPWLLLASYVSCFFASSKGIYIAQGNQLNKVNFCKLISQKKDL, encoded by the coding sequence ATGGATAGCATAAAAAAAATAGGAATAACGATGATTAAATGGTTAAGCGTTTGTCTAGTAATTGGTGTTGCGACGGGATTGTTATCGAGTTTCTTTTTGACCAGTTTAAGTTGGGCGACAACCACTAGAGAAGCTAATCAGTGGTTAATTTTTGGCATGCCGCTGATTGTGATGGTTTTTACCTGGTTGTATCAAAAATATGGTGGGTTAAGTCATCAAGGAAATAACTTAGTGATTCGTCGGGCTAATGGTAGTGACAATTTAATTCCCTTAGTATTGATTCCACTAACGTTATTTGGGACAATTACTAGTCATTTGTTTGGGGCTTCAGTTGGTCGTGAAGGAACGGCTGTTCAAATGGGTGGTTCTTGGTCGGAGCAAGTTGCCAAGTGGTTTAACTTATCAGATTCAGAACGCCAAACAGCGATTATTTGTGGAATAAGTGGTGGTTTTGCCAGTGTCTTTGGAACGCCGTTTGCAGGTGCAATTTTCGCCGTTGAAGTGATTATGATTGGACGCTTTAAAATCCGTGGGCTACTGCCCAGTCTATTAACAGCGTTAATTGCTAATCAAGTCACGGTTTTAGTAGGGATCCAGCATAGTCATTACGCAGCTGGAATCATACCTGACTTTTCAATCTCTCTATTATTAAAAGTATTACTAGCCAGTATTGCTTTTGGGTGTGTTGCGACTTTATTTAGTTGGTCAATTCGTCAAATTAAAACCATCTATTCTCATCTGATTGTTAATCCAGTGTTACGTGCTGGATTTGGTGGGCTAGTTGTTTTAGGTTTGGTTGGACTATTTGGGACAACACGTTATTTGGGATTAAGTCTTCCCTTATTATCAGATGCATTTGCAGGCACCCATCAACTTTTTGATTTTATTAATAAATTACTCTTTACCGTCTTTTCACTGGGAGCGGGTTTCCAAGGGGGAGAAGTGACCCCGTTATTTGAAATTGGAGCGACTTTAGGTGCGAGCTTAGCGACGATGCTACAAGTAACCGTTCCATTTTTAGCAAGCTTAGGATTTATTGGGGTATTTGCTGGTGCTACCAATGCACCCTTAGCATGTGCTGTTATGGGGGTGGAGTTGTTTGGGTTGGAACTAGCACCTTGGTTACTTTTGGCAAGTTATGTCAGTTGTTTCTTTGCTAGTTCAAAGGGGATTTATATCGCACAGGGCAATCAACTAAATAAAGTTAATTTTTGCAAATTAATTAGTCAAAAAAAAGACCTTTAA